One window from the genome of Crassostrea angulata isolate pt1a10 chromosome 2, ASM2561291v2, whole genome shotgun sequence encodes:
- the LOC128173383 gene encoding uncharacterized protein LOC128173383 isoform X2, producing MEDQRVENMEIGEHSYSCEKKNYEDEYSLLRERRFVFGEGALIGLIKRTTCEQCGEPIDPSTVLEGEKIPAGVKYKFLCCNGYPGKWISTPFYGGSSFIVFYYNSWCFLQKKNYEDEFALLIERRFVVGLGAFIGLIKRTTCEQCGKPIDPSTVLEGEKIPAGVKYKFLLL from the exons ATGGAAGATCAACGTGTAGAGAATATGGAGATTGGTGAACATAGTTATAGCTGTGAG aaaaaaaactatgaagATGAATACTCTCTTCTGAGAGAAAGGAGATTTGTTTTTGGTGAGGGTGCTCTCATTGGTCTCATCAAGAGGACAACATGTGAGCAGTGTGGGGAGCCCATAGACCCATCAACAGTTCTCGAAGGAGAAAAGATACCAGCAGGAGTGAAGTACAAATTCCTTTGCTGT aatggcTACCCAGGAAAATGGATTTCCACACCATTTTATGGAGGCAGTAGCTTTATTGTATTTTACTACAACTCATGGTGCTTCTTACAG aaaaaaaactatgaagATGAATTCGCTCTTCTGATAGAAAGGAGATTTGTTGTTGGTTTGGGTGCTTTCATTGGTCTCATCAAAAGGACAACATGTGAGCAGTGTGGGAAGCCCATAGACCCATCAACAGTTCTCGAAGGAGAAAAGATACCAGCAGGAGTGAAGTACAAATTCCTTTTGCTGT GA
- the LOC128173383 gene encoding uncharacterized protein LOC128173383 isoform X1: MIFVWISYTVICCRNMEDQRVENMEIGEHSYSCEKKNYEDEYSLLRERRFVFGEGALIGLIKRTTCEQCGEPIDPSTVLEGEKIPAGVKYKFLCCNGYPGKWISTPFYGGSSFIVFYYNSWCFLQKKNYEDEFALLIERRFVVGLGAFIGLIKRTTCEQCGKPIDPSTVLEGEKIPAGVKYKFLLL; encoded by the exons ATGATTTTCGTTTGGATATCGTATACTGTCATTTGTTGTAGGAACATGGAAGATCAACGTGTAGAGAATATGGAGATTGGTGAACATAGTTATAGCTGTGAG aaaaaaaactatgaagATGAATACTCTCTTCTGAGAGAAAGGAGATTTGTTTTTGGTGAGGGTGCTCTCATTGGTCTCATCAAGAGGACAACATGTGAGCAGTGTGGGGAGCCCATAGACCCATCAACAGTTCTCGAAGGAGAAAAGATACCAGCAGGAGTGAAGTACAAATTCCTTTGCTGT aatggcTACCCAGGAAAATGGATTTCCACACCATTTTATGGAGGCAGTAGCTTTATTGTATTTTACTACAACTCATGGTGCTTCTTACAG aaaaaaaactatgaagATGAATTCGCTCTTCTGATAGAAAGGAGATTTGTTGTTGGTTTGGGTGCTTTCATTGGTCTCATCAAAAGGACAACATGTGAGCAGTGTGGGAAGCCCATAGACCCATCAACAGTTCTCGAAGGAGAAAAGATACCAGCAGGAGTGAAGTACAAATTCCTTTTGCTGT GA